The Coffea arabica cultivar ET-39 chromosome 8e, Coffea Arabica ET-39 HiFi, whole genome shotgun sequence genome window below encodes:
- the LOC113704154 gene encoding uncharacterized protein isoform X4 — protein MDSIPLYSTTATTSGATVNSITAQFCLPSSLHPRKSRNVFFEKKPRKVSVLAAKDEPPKLDPLDQMELKFGRMLGEDPKLTLAKIMARKSNPDATHLEIEKTFEKKKRKSSDSKIEEVPFDVEEEKRSVSSVGGLNLVRPVTRKGVKVEADKKPSEGQDKKPTQPVANVVENSHRSVPNVLLRKPSIYDDVDSEKSSRLSIRPNLSLRMGKEPQKERFSDITLLKKPEPLKMVPDLEGENGHSGGSKAEDGRETGNSNLDPALLRMPEQLETNFISDRADESSGGYANRSNDVNSITDGNLNNTNSYAEIAAKGNLNQALESRVTNSFEENESATGNPSTLVRVPQPSDLWSSGKSSDSSEPSATKLAESDPGFSLDASLLGKPKRMDTSVVTTSKISKEEVMPVNPESNGNALDLENFLSSPIKEREENDWTKAEGLVNLGGRVEVEIISSSTRGFTVSFGTLIGFLPYRNLAAKWKFLAFESWLRRRGLDPSKYKQHLGVIGSFETASVTPSSKSQLDIDIDDKLYSEISPDTKLEDLLRIYDQQKSKFLSSFVGQKIKVTVVLADRKSRRLIFSTKPKEKEELIEKKRNLMARLSVGDVVKCCIKKITYFGIFVEVDEVPALIHQTEVSWDATLDPASYFKIGQIMEAKVHQLDFSLERIFLSLKEITPDPLIEALEAVVGGHDSLDGKLEAAQADSEWAEVESLIKELQQGEGVQSVSKGRYFLSPGLAPTFQH, from the exons ATGGACTCCATTCCTCTTTACTCCACAACTGCCACTACTTCGGGTGCAACTGTCAACTCTATTACTGCTCAATTCTGCTTGCCTTCCTCTTTGCACCCTAGAAAATCCAGAAATGTTTTCTTTGAGAAAAAACCCAGAAAAGTTTCAGTCTTGGCAGCTAAAGATGAGCCCCCTAAGCTTGACCCTCTGGACCAAATGGAACTCAAGTTCGGCAGAATGCTTGGTGAAGACCCCAAATTAACATTGGCCAAG ATAATGGCTCGGAAGTCTAATCCAGATGCGACTCATCTAGAAATTGAAAAGACATtcgagaagaagaagagaaaatcaTCAGATAGTAAAATTGAGGAGGTTCCATTTGACGTGGAAGAGGAAAAAAGGTCAGTCAGTTCAGTGGGTGGATTAAATTTGGTTCGTCCTGTAACCAGAAAAGGAGTAAAGGTTGAGGCTGACAAGAAACCATCTGAGGGACAGGATAAGAAACCAACTCAACCAGTGGCAAATGTTGTTGAAAATAGTCATCGCAGCGTTCCCAATGTGCTATTACGAAAACCATCCATATATGACGATGTCGACAGTGAAAAATCATCAAGGTTAAGCATTAGGCCAAACTTATCACTAAGGATGGGGAAGGAACCACAGAAGGAAAGATTTAGTGATATTACATTGCTGAAGAAGCCTGAACCGCTGAAAATGGTCCCAGATCTTGAGGGAGAAAATGGTCATTCAGGTGGTTCCAAAGCTGAAGATGGTCGTGAAACTGGTAATAGTAATTTGGATCCTGCACTTTTGAGAATGCCAGAGCAGTTGGAAACCAATTTTATCAGTGATCGAGCTGATGAATCTTCAGGAGGTTATGCCAATAGGTCAAATGATGTCAATTCCATAACTGATGGTAATTTAAACAACACCAACTCATATGCTGAAATTGCTGCGAAAGGCAATCTCAATCAAGCTCTAGAATCCAGGGTGACAAATTCTTTTGAAGAGAACGAGTCTGCAACAGGTAATCCAAGCACGTTGGTCAGAGTTCCACAG CCAAGTGACTTATGGTCTTCTGGGAAAAGTTCTGATTCTAGTGAACCTTCTGCAACAAAATTAGCAGAATCTGACCCTGGGTTTTCTCTTGATGCTTCACTTCTTGGTAAACCAAAAAG AATGGACACCTCTGTAGTGACAACATCTAAAATTAGTAAAGAGGAAGTGATGCCTGTGAATCCTGAAAGCAATGGCAATGCTTTAGATCTCGAGAACTTCCTTTCATCACCCATAAAG GAGCGTGAAGAGAATGACTGGACAAAGGCTGAAGGTCTGGTCAATTTGGGAGGAAGGGTAGAGGTGGAAATCATTAGCTCTAGCACCAGAGGATTTACT GTATCTTTTGGTACCCTAATAGGATTTCTGCCTTATCGGAATCTTGCTGCCAAGTGGAAGTTCTTGGCTTTTGAGTCTTGGTTGAGAAGGAGAGGTTTAGATCCTTCCAAGTATAAGCAACACTTAGGTGTCATTGGAAGTTTTGAAACTGCTAGTGTGACTCCTTCTTCTAAGTCACAGTTAGACATAGATATAGATGACAAATTGTACAGTGAGATCTCTCCAGATACAAAGCTTGAAGATCTTTTAAGAATTTATGACCAACAAAAATCCAAATTTTTATCGTCCTTTGTTGGTCAG AAGATCAAAGTGACTGTGGTCTTGGCTGACAGAAAATCTAGGCGGCTAATATTTTCTACTAAGCCAAAGGAGAAGGAGGAATTGATCGAGAAAAAGAGGAATCTCATG GCTAGATTGAGTGTTGGGGACGTCGTTAAGTGCTGCATTAAGAAGATTACATATTTTGGCATCTTTGTTGAG GTTGACGAAGTGCCTGCCCTGATTCACCAGACAGAAGTATCATGGGATGCAACTTTGGACCCAGCATCATATTTTAAGATTGGCCAG ATTATGGAAGCAAAAGTTCACCAGTTGGACTTTTCCCTGGAACGCATTTTCCTATCACTGAAGGAAATAACG CCTGATCCACTGATAGAAGCCTTGGAGGCTGTTGTTGGTGGTCATGATTCTTTGGATGGCAAACTTGAAGCTGCTCAGGCAGATTCAGAG TGGGCAGAGGTGGAGTCTCTTATTAAAGAGTTGCAGCAGGGTGAGGGTGTTCAATCTGTGTCCAAGGGGCGTTACTTCTTGAGTCCTGGCTTGGCTCCAACTTTTCAG CATTAG